Proteins found in one Plasmodium relictum strain SGS1 genome assembly, chromosome: 13 genomic segment:
- a CDS encoding tRNA-dihydrouridine synthase, putative, with translation MISNEFIHKKEYEKTFWEQIGKPKYILAPMVDLSELAFRLLCKKYNCHLTFTPMLHSKNFVKYEKYRKTNFQSCEEDKPVIGQFCGNDSRTILDAIEFIKKDVSAVDLNLGCPQQIAKKGNYGAFLLHKHDEVVSLVSDITNNCDIPITCKIRKIDEDYQKTLNLCYDLQSRNVQMITVHGRTREEKGKNIKNCDYEIIKIIKERLNIPIIANGSIEHFEDIEKCLNYTKADAVMCAEILLEKPYFFSNKNIDTIDIVNEYYDLFLKYESNTKYLKGHLFKMLYKYFQIHTELRDLLNNCNSLNDYLNFRVTINEKKKMGILMESPYSWYRRYRKNL, from the coding sequence atgatttctaatgaatttattcacaaaaaagaatatgaaaaaacCTTCTGGGAACAAATTGGAAAaccaaaatatattttagcTCCCATGGTTGATTTAAGTGAGTTAGCATTTCGATTActttgtaaaaaatataattgtcATTTAACATTTACTCCAATGTTACattcaaaaaattttgttaaatacgaaaaatatagaaaaactAATTTTCAAAGCTGTGAAGAGGATAAACCTGTAATAGGACAATTTTGTGGTAATGATTCTAGAACAATATTAGATGCAAtagaatttattaaaaaagatgtAAGTGCAGTCGATTTAAATTTGGGTTGTCCTCAACAAATTGCTAAAAAAGGAAACTATGGtgcttttttattacataaacATGATGAAGTTGTTAGTTTAGTTTCTGACATTACTAACAATTGCGATATTCCCATTACTtgtaaaattagaaaaattgaTGAAGATTATCAAAAAACCTTAAATTTATGTTATGATCTTCAAAGTCGCAATGTTCAAATGATCACTGTTCACGGTAGAACAAGAGAAGAAAAAGgaaagaatattaaaaattgtgattatgaaattataaaaataattaaagagAGATTAAATATTCCCATTATTGCAAACGGATCTATTGAACATTTTGAAGATATAGAAAAATGTTTAAATTATACAAAAGCAGATGCAGTTATGTGTGCTGAAATTTTACTTGAAAAACCAtactttttttctaataaaaatattgatacAATTGATATAGTTAATGAATattatgatttatttttaaaatatgaatcaaatacaaaatatttaaaagggCACCTATTTAAAAtgctttataaatattttcaaatacATACTGAACTAcgtgatttattaaataattgtaATTCCTTAAATGATTACTTAAATTTTCGAGTAACGataaacgaaaaaaaaaaaatgggtATCTTAATGGAATCACCTTATAGTTGGTATAGAAGATacagaaaaaatttataa
- the DDI1 gene encoding DNA damage-inducible protein 1, putative — protein MVFITISDDSKIITSLDVLEETEMSTIMNIIENDFSISMNVNELTYNGNALNKFDTIKKLNIKEGDLLFIRKKLSLDLISNETNNIKTTKNNNNNNNNLNKLSFNSLLEQLKEMQENEYIKKEAENLLHLKNDRSKMCVLEIQNKKLYDAINKQNIEEIKNILKEKYENEKKEKEREQQMYENALKNPLSEDSQKYIYENIYKNQINSNLALAQEHFPEAFGVVFMLYIPVEINKNVVHAFVDSGAQSSIMSKKCAEKCNILRLMDKRFTGIAKGVGTKTILGKIHMIDIKIGNHFYAVSLTIIDEYDIEFIFGLDLLKRHQCSIDLKQNALIIDNDKIPFLSEKDVISRSSQNIDFDITKDAMNDFYK, from the coding sequence ATGGTTTTTATAACTATTTCTGATGACAGCAAAATAATAACAAGTTTAGATGTATTAGAAGAAACGGAAATGTCTACGATTATGAATATAATTGAAAATGATTTTTCTATAAGTATGAATGTAAATGAATTGACATATAATGGAAAtgcattaaataaatttgatactataaaaaaactaaatataaaagaaggagatttattatttattcgAAAAAAACTAAGCTTAGATTTAATAAGTAATGaaacaaataatataaaaacaacaaaaaataataataacaataataataacttgAATAAACTAagttttaattctttattagAACAACTTAAAGAAATGCAGGAAAATGAATACATCAAAAAAGAAGCAGAAAATTTGTTACACTTAAAAAATGATAGAAGCAAGATGTGTGTACTagaaatacaaaataaaaaattatatgatgcgataaataaacaaaatattgaagagataaaaaatatattaaaagaaaaatatgaaaatgagaaaaaagagaaagaaaGAGAACAACAAATGTATGAAAATGCATTAAAGAATCCATTATCAGAAGAttcacaaaaatatatatatgaaaatatatataaaaatcaaataaattcAAATTTGGCTTTAGCTCAAGAACATTTCCCAGAAGCTTTTGGTGTAgtttttatgttatatattCCTGtggaaattaataaaaatgtagtTCATGCTTTTGTTGATTCAGGAGCACAATCTAGTATAATGTCAAAAAAATGCGCAGAAAAATGTAACATTTTAAGATTAATGGATAAAAGATTTACTGGTATTGCTAAAGGAGTCGGTACAAAAACCATTTTAGGAAAAATCCATATGATTGATATTAAAATAGGAAATCATTTTTATGCCGTTTCTTTAACTATTATTGATGAATATGATattgaatttatttttggattggatttattaaaaagacATCAGTGCTCAATTGACTTAAAACAAAATGCTTTAATTATtgataatgataaaattcCATTTTTATCCGAAAAAGATGTTATATCAAGATCTTCTCAAAACATCGATTTTGACATAACAAAAGATGCGATGaatgatttttataaataa
- a CDS encoding aldo-keto reductase, putative, whose translation MKTKNILYLIFFYSLFFFKVYCFLKKKYYFNILFSSKDRQVKNLHSAHIKYKFTKIKLIKYFKNYMKKNCYNFNFIGNNISYLKDTKQYIFKGNKKITITSYKKLFDKKNIEIEDQSENKEKIKTNDLQNGKIKKSRLRKNKSKVTSNTYNDIVNSETLEKKEKKLKTRKKRAKKSKIEVNEFNGIIDDYNTSNEEFDTKMEKDEENEVENEEENEKKKKKIEEEMEKEKLEREKKIEFIKKVEFLLKDDEMNESLYEERPDIEKLRFGDKPPLGSEDLMNSILKNVHEKGFKEKTNTNKMCDIRKKHIFYELLRISNSNTFKTHKIYKHEDLIYGMKYRKLGNSNLCVSELCIGTNMYENENFISRDDVNVLLNMAFYEYGINFFDICEYDPFPFDPDSYKKSKNKNMNLFLKDKKRENIIINLRMCSSRNVDKLTHGDYYLSWIMEGLKDDTPNFYNMEERLDKILKNLNTDYVDILTIDLPERYIPNSVNGEDTYVWGFENLGIEEGKKIISIEEQFEILEKLVLKGKVRHIAVSNESVWGIYQWCNIAKKKKKENMKIVCVQNLYNLLHKNEVESSGLVEMILKENYNVPLVPYGLLAGGILTGKYLDPERYHTMGPDTLLGDEQLDHDLDDSRGNKAEDYGYLSYGPKNGRCNKYPHLYKSHRCVWAQDAVGEYLKLARSHGMSLAQLSLSYVYSRPFVGSSIIGPRTIGQLKDSVLSLNYPIYQHTECDIHEIFLRYRGCTMDGNTILNSLSDPNKTSQSTFYKTSNIPILSGGTHWKNYPLPPLLKRYEYTDMKEEHDRIKSTFGLNDEPNDHNFISSRMWIEREKKKGEYFALKESILFKWNKYKIYKGILTKLSKKERILYDTSNFHFSFKNDTICVVPTDEEIQNFYENQEKVKKVINQSINDHQEFFQYQEYLGPDLPSIFNSLDIDLIYKQLLNRHNINPLDKNELDSIYQYIKLTPSEIKTEDFWYIYKYNPFDTSFSCRTGTEP comes from the coding sequence ATGAAAACtaagaatattttatatctcatatttttttattcattgtTCTTTTTCAAGGtatattgttttttaaagaaaaaatattattttaatatcttattttcttcaaaagATAGACaagtaaaaaatttacatagtGCCCATATAAAGTACAAATTTACTAagattaaattaataaaatattttaaaaattatatgaaaaaaaattgttacaattttaattttattggaaataatatttcttatttaaaagataCTAAAcagtatatttttaaaggaaataaaaagataacaATAacatcatataaaaaattattcgataaaaaaaatattgagaTAGAGGATCAAAGTgaaaacaaagaaaaaataaaaacgaatGATTTACAAaatggaaaaataaaaaagtcaAGATTAAGAAAGAATAAAAGTAAAGTTACAAGTAATACTTATAATGACATAGTAAATAGTGAAACACtagagaaaaaagaaaaaaaattaaaaacaagGAAAAAAAGAgctaaaaaatcaaaaatagAAGTAAACGAATTCAATGGAATAATAGATGATTATAATACTTCAAATGAAGAGTTTGACACTAAAATGGAAAAAGACGAAGAAAATGAAGTTGAAAAcgaagaagaaaatgaaaaaaaaaaaaaaaaaattgaagaagaaatggaaaaagaaaaattagaaagagaaaaaaagattgaatttattaaaaaagtagaatttttgttaaaaGATGATGAAATGAATGAATCATTATACGAAGAAAGACCagatatagaaaaattaaggTTTGGAGATAAACCTCCCCTAGGAAGTGAGGATTTAATGAATTCTATCTTAAAAAATGTACATGAAAAGggatttaaagaaaaaacaaatacTAATAAAATGTGtgatataagaaaaaaacacATATTTTATGAACTCTTAAGAATTAGTAATTCTAATACATTTAAAAcacataaaatttataaacatGAAGATTTAATATATGGAAtgaaatatagaaaattggGTAATAGCAATTTATGCGTAAGTGAATTATGTATTGGTACTAATATGTATGAAAACGAAAATTTTATAAGTAGGGACGATGTAAATGTTTTGTTGAATATGGCTTTTTATGAATAtggaataaatttttttgatatttgtGAATATGATCCATTTCCATTTGATCCAGACAGTTATAAAAagagtaaaaataaaaatatgaatttgtttcttaaagataaaaaaagagaaaacataattataaatttacgTATGTGTTCATCAAGAAATGTAGATAAACTTACTCATGGAGACTACTATTTAAGTTGGATTATGGAAGGTTTAAAAGATGATACACCAAATTTTTACAATATGGAAGAAAGATTagataaaattttgaaaaatttgaATACTGATTATGTAGATATATTAACTATCGATTTACCTGAACGATACATACCAAATAGTGTAAATGGAGAGGATACATATGTATGGGGGTTTGAAAATTTGGGAATAGaagaaggaaaaaaaattataagcaTAGAAGAACAATTTGAAATATTGGAAAAGTTAGTTCTTAAAGGAAAAGTTAGGCATATAGCTGTATCCAATGAAAGTGTGTGGGGAATATACCAATGGTGTAATAtagctaaaaaaaaaaaaaaggaaaatatgaaaatcGTATGTGTgcaaaatttatataatttgttGCATAAAAATGAAGTAGAATCTTCTGGACTTGTTGAAatgatattaaaagaaaattataatgtaCCTTTAGTACCTTATGGATTATTAGCTGGAGGAATTTTAACAGGAAAATATTTAGATCCAGAAAGATATCATACAATGGGGCCCGATACCTTATTAGGAGATGAACAACTTGACCACGACTTGGATGATTCTCGAGGAAATAAAGCAGAAGATTATGGATATTTATCATATGGTCCAAAAAATGGAAGGTGTAATAAATATCCTCATTTGTATAAATCTCATAGATGCGTATGGGCACAGGATGCCGTTggagaatatttaaaattagcTAGATCTCATGGTATGTCATTGGCTCAACTAAGTTTAAGTTATGTTTACAGTAGACCTTTTGTAGGTTCTTCCATCATAGGCCCAAGGACTATTGGCCAATTAAAAGATTCTGTTTTATCTTTAAATTATCCAATTTATCAACATACAGAATGTGATATacatgaaatttttttaagatacAGAGGATGTACAATGGATGGAAACACTATTTTAAATAGTCTTAGTGATCCTAATAAAACTAGTCAAAGTACTTTTTATAAGACTTCCAATATACCTATTTTAAGTGGTGGAACACATTGGAAAAATTATCCATTACCACCTCTTTTAAAAAGATACGAATACACAGATATGAAAGAAGAACATGATAGAATAAAGTCTACATTTGGATTAAATGATGAACCAAATGATCATAATTTTATAAGTTCACGTATGTGGATAGagagagagaaaaaaaaaggagaatATTTTGCATTAAAAGAAAGTATTTTGTTTAAATGgaacaaatataaaatatataaaggaaTATTAACAAAATTGAGTAAAAAAGAACGAATTCTTTATGATACGagtaattttcatttttcttttaaaaatgacACTATATGTGTAGTTCCAACAGATGAAGAGATACAAAATTTCTATGAAAATcaagaaaaagtaaaaaaggTTATTAATCAATCAATAAATGATCATCAAGaattttttcaatatcaAGAATATTTAGGACCAGATTTGCCATCGATATTTAATAGTTTAGATAttgatttaatttataagCAGTTATTAAATAGACATAATATTAATCCATTAGATAAGAATGAATTAGATTCAATATATCAGTACATCAAATTAACACCTTCAGAAATTAAAACAGAAGATTTTTggtatatatacaaatataatCCATTTGATACATCATTTTCATGTAGAACTGGAACAGAAccataa